Within the Desulfonatronum thioautotrophicum genome, the region TTCGGAGTCCAGGTCCAGCGCCGGGAGGCGGATTATGTCGCCTTCTCCCCCTCGGAGTTTGAACGCAAGGATCTGGAGCTCAGCCGTCAGAGTGAGGAAATTCTGAGCATGGTCGTTCAATTGCGGACCATCATGCAGGACGATGAGGCGCTGCAGCGAAGTACCGGGGTGGAAGCGGATGACCAGGGGCTGGTGCTGCGTGTGGACAGTGAATCCATGTTCGACGCCGGCTCCGCGGTGCTCCGGCCCGAGGCCGCTCCGGCCTTGGAAGCGGTCATCCGCATCTTGCGCGACTACAACATGAATCTCGTGATCCGCGGTCACACGGACAACACGCCCATCAGCACCCCACAGTTTCCGTCCAATTGGGAGCTGTCCGCGGCCCGGGCCACGGCCGCCTTGCGCTACATTCTGGAGCACGGCGGATTCTCCCCCACCAGGATGCGGGCCGTGGGCTATGCGGACAGCCGCCCCCTCGTGCCCAACACCACGGAAGAAAATCGGAACAGAAACCGCCGGGTGGAGTTCTTCTACCATGCTCCGGATGTCCACCCCTGGTAGAACCGTATGACCAATACCATCCCGCTCCCATCCGCCAACCCGCCTTTGCCGGAATCCAAAGCCGCCCCCCGGCCAGTCACCTACCGGGCCGAAGCGATCCCCGCAAACGCCGCGCAACCTGACGACGTCCTCATCGCACTCGATTCCGGTCGCCGTTGGCGGCTGTGGGGTCGGGACGGCCGACAGCGGGAAACGGACCTGGCCGACAAGTCCCTGGCCGGTTCAAGTCGCGGGCTGCCCGTGCTCCTGGGCTCTGGCCTGGGCATTGCGTTGCAAAAGCTCCTGGAGGGCACCTCCGGTCCCGTGGCCGTTGTGGACAGGGAGTCCCCAATCCAATCCATAACCCGATCCCGGGAACTGGCCGAAGATCCACGGGTCTTCTGGGTGGACGCCGCAGACCCGGAGGCGGCCCTGGACGCCCTGACGCGCTGGCAGATGGACCATGACGGCCTGCCGCTACGCCCGTTGCTCATGCCCTTGTATGCCCGCCTGGATCCGGAGTTCTACAAGGTCGTCCTGGCTCACCTTGAAGCCAGCTCTCGTTTCGACCTTTGGTCCCGGACCGCCTATGTGAAATGCCGCAATTGGCCGCCCCGGGTCTTGCTGTTGACCAGCCAATATTTCCTGCTGGGCGAAGTGATCGGCGCCTTTCAGCGTATCGGGGTGCCCCATCGGCTGTTGGAGTTCACTCCGCGGGAAACCGGCCGAACCGAATTCGTCCAGGACCTGCTCACCGCCATCCTGGAGTTCAAGCCGGACATGGTCCTGACCATCAACCATCTG harbors:
- a CDS encoding OmpA family protein, whose amino-acid sequence is MPKYSKPSQEEGAPLWMVTFADLMSLLLTFFILVLSFANMDIVRFREMLGSIQNAFGVQVQRREADYVAFSPSEFERKDLELSRQSEEILSMVVQLRTIMQDDEALQRSTGVEADDQGLVLRVDSESMFDAGSAVLRPEAAPALEAVIRILRDYNMNLVIRGHTDNTPISTPQFPSNWELSAARATAALRYILEHGGFSPTRMRAVGYADSRPLVPNTTEENRNRNRRVEFFYHAPDVHPW